One segment of Anser cygnoides isolate HZ-2024a breed goose chromosome 5, Taihu_goose_T2T_genome, whole genome shotgun sequence DNA contains the following:
- the ABCD4 gene encoding lysosomal cobalamin transporter ABCD4 isoform X1, with product MAGGSAGGRGAGAGGRPRPQLDVVFLRRFLRIQAVLFPQWPSRNALMFLTLLCVALLEQLVIYQVGVIPSQYYEVLGNKDFSGFKALTAIALTLIVVNSTLKSFDQFICNLMYVSWRKSLTEYLHRCYFQGQVYYSLHVLHEDIDNPDQRISQDVERFCKQLSSMASKLVISPFTLAYYTYQCFHSTGWLGPVSIFGYFVIGTIVNKVLMSPIVSKLVQQEKLEGDFRFKHMQIRVNAEPAAFYRAGRVEHMRTNRRLQSLLQTQRELIGKELWLYIGINTFDYLGSILSYVVIAIPIFSGVYGDLSPTELSALVSKNAFVSIYLISCFSQLIDLSSTVTDVAGYTHRIGELQETLLSLGRRKNENYSEAKASWDLDSSYAGEDAAPKDTAFLLERVTLSVPSSGKLLIKDLSLRISEGDSVMIVGNTGTGKTSLLRVLGGLWESTRGSIQMLTCFGPRGVLFLPQRPFFTDGSLREQVIYPLKEIYPVSGPADDERIVRFLELAGLADLLARAGGLDEQVDWNWYDILSPGEMQRLSFARLFYLQPRYAVLDEATSALTEEVEHELYRVCLQLGMTLVSVGHRPSLEKFHSWILKLHGEGRWELMRCERMKRLPSEEGC from the exons ATGGCGGGAGGCAGCGCCGGCGGTCGGggcgccggggcgggcggccg gccccggccccagctCGATGTGGTGTTCCTGCGGCGCTTCCTGAGGATCCAGGCTGTCTTGTTTCCCCAGTGGCCCTCCCGGAACGCGCTGATGTTCCTGACGCTGCTCTGCGTCGCCTTGCTGG AGCAGCTAGTTATTTATCAGGTCGGCGTGATCCCCAGCCAGTACTACGAGGTCCTGGGGAACAAGGACTTCTCCGGATTCAAAGCGCTGACTGCCATTGCCCTGACCCTGATCGTGGTGAACTCCACG CTAAAAAGCTTCGACCAGTTTATCTGCAACCTGATGTACGTGAGCTGGAGGAAATCCCTCACCGAATACCTCCACCGCTGCTACTTCCAGGGCCAGGTTTACTACAGCCTGCATGTTCTGCACGAGGACATCGATAACCC GGACCAGCGCATCAGCCAGGATGTGGAGAGGTTTTGCAAGCAGCTCAGCTCCATGGCCAGCAAGCTCGTCATCTCTCCCTTCACGCTGGCCTACTACACGTACCAGTGCTTCCACAG cacaggctggctAGGCCCCGTGAGCATCTTTGGGTATTTCGTCATCGGGACAATCGTTAACAAGGTATTGATGAGCCCAATTGTGTCTAAACTTGTGCAGCAGGAAAAGCTGGAGGGGGATTTCAG GTTCAAGCACATGCAGATTCGGGTCAATGCAGAACCAGCTGCTTTCTACAG GGCCGGGCGAGTGGAGCACATGCGCACGAACCGCAGGCTGCAGAGTTTGCTGCAGACCCAGAGGGAGCTGATTGGCAAGGAGCTGTGGCTCTACA TTGGGATCAACACCTTTGACTACCTGGGCAGCATCCTGAGCTACGTGGTCATTGCCATTCCTATCTTTTCTGGCGTCTACGGTGACCTGAGTCCAACAGAGCTCAGCGCCCTGGTCAGCAAG AATGCCTTCGTTTCCATCTACCTCATCAGCTGCTTCAGCCAGCTCATAGATCTCTCCAGCACCGTGACCGACGTAGCTGGCTACACGCACAG gATTGGTGAACTGCAGGAAACCTTGCTGAGtcttggcagaagaaaaaatgaaaactactcAGAAGCCAAAGCCAGCTGGGACCTGGACAG CAGCTATGCTGGGGAGGACGCAGCGCCAAAGGACACGGCTTTCCTTCTGGAGCGAGTGACGCTCTCAGTGCCATCCTCTGGCAAGCTGCTCATTAAAGACCTGAGCCTCAGGATCTCAGAAGGAGACAGCGTGATGATCGTGGGGAACACCGGCACAGGGAAAACATCTCTCCTGAGGGTCCTCGGGGGACTCTGGGAAAGCACACGGG GGAGTATCCAGATGCTGACCTGCTTTGGCCCCCGTGGAGTGCTGTTCCTGCCGCAGCGGCCGTTCTTCACCGACGGCAGCCTGCGCGAGCAG GTGATCTATCCCCTGAAGGAGATCTATCCAGTTTCAG GGCCTGCAGATGATGAGAGAATCGTGCGATTCCTGGAGCTGGCCGGGCTG GCTGATTTGCTGGCAAGGGCTGGAGGACTGGACGAGCAGGTGGACTGGAACTG GTATGACATCCTGTCCCCAGGGGAGATGCAGAGGCTCTCATTTGCACGTCTCTTCTACCTCCAGCCAAGATACGCAG TGCTAGATGAAGCCACCAGCGCCCTGACGGAAGAGGTGGAGCATGAGCTGTACCGTGTGTGCCTTCAGCTGGGCATGACGCTGGTCAGCGTGGGACACAggcccagcctggagaag TTCCACAGCTGGATTTTGAAGCTTCATGGAGAGGGAAGATGGGAACTCATGCGATGTGAGAGGATGAAGCGGCTCCCATCTGAGGAAGGATGCTGA
- the ABCD4 gene encoding lysosomal cobalamin transporter ABCD4 isoform X5: MFLTLLCVALLEQLVIYQVGVIPSQYYEVLGNKDFSGFKALTAIALTLIVVNSTLKSFDQFICNLMYVSWRKSLTEYLHRCYFQGQVYYSLHVLHEDIDNPDQRISQDVERFCKQLSSMASKLVISPFTLAYYTYQCFHSTGWLGPVSIFGYFVIGTIVNKVLMSPIVSKLVQQEKLEGDFRFKHMQIRVNAEPAAFYRAGRVEHMRTNRRLQSLLQTQRELIGKELWLYIGINTFDYLGSILSYVVIAIPIFSGVYGDLSPTELSALVSKNAFVSIYLISCFSQLIDLSSTVTDVAGYTHRIGELQETLLSLGRRKNENYSEAKASWDLDSSYAGEDAAPKDTAFLLERVTLSVPSSGKLLIKDLSLRISEGDSVMIVGNTGTGKTSLLRVLGGLWESTRGSIQMLTCFGPRGVLFLPQRPFFTDGSLREQVIYPLKEIYPVSGPADDERIVRFLELAGLADLLARAGGLDEQVDWNWYDILSPGEMQRLSFARLFYLQPRYAVLDEATSALTEEVEHELYRVCLQLGMTLVSVGHRPSLEKFHSWILKLHGEGRWELMRCERMKRLPSEEGC; the protein is encoded by the exons ATGTTCCTGACGCTGCTCTGCGTCGCCTTGCTGG AGCAGCTAGTTATTTATCAGGTCGGCGTGATCCCCAGCCAGTACTACGAGGTCCTGGGGAACAAGGACTTCTCCGGATTCAAAGCGCTGACTGCCATTGCCCTGACCCTGATCGTGGTGAACTCCACG CTAAAAAGCTTCGACCAGTTTATCTGCAACCTGATGTACGTGAGCTGGAGGAAATCCCTCACCGAATACCTCCACCGCTGCTACTTCCAGGGCCAGGTTTACTACAGCCTGCATGTTCTGCACGAGGACATCGATAACCC GGACCAGCGCATCAGCCAGGATGTGGAGAGGTTTTGCAAGCAGCTCAGCTCCATGGCCAGCAAGCTCGTCATCTCTCCCTTCACGCTGGCCTACTACACGTACCAGTGCTTCCACAG cacaggctggctAGGCCCCGTGAGCATCTTTGGGTATTTCGTCATCGGGACAATCGTTAACAAGGTATTGATGAGCCCAATTGTGTCTAAACTTGTGCAGCAGGAAAAGCTGGAGGGGGATTTCAG GTTCAAGCACATGCAGATTCGGGTCAATGCAGAACCAGCTGCTTTCTACAG GGCCGGGCGAGTGGAGCACATGCGCACGAACCGCAGGCTGCAGAGTTTGCTGCAGACCCAGAGGGAGCTGATTGGCAAGGAGCTGTGGCTCTACA TTGGGATCAACACCTTTGACTACCTGGGCAGCATCCTGAGCTACGTGGTCATTGCCATTCCTATCTTTTCTGGCGTCTACGGTGACCTGAGTCCAACAGAGCTCAGCGCCCTGGTCAGCAAG AATGCCTTCGTTTCCATCTACCTCATCAGCTGCTTCAGCCAGCTCATAGATCTCTCCAGCACCGTGACCGACGTAGCTGGCTACACGCACAG gATTGGTGAACTGCAGGAAACCTTGCTGAGtcttggcagaagaaaaaatgaaaactactcAGAAGCCAAAGCCAGCTGGGACCTGGACAG CAGCTATGCTGGGGAGGACGCAGCGCCAAAGGACACGGCTTTCCTTCTGGAGCGAGTGACGCTCTCAGTGCCATCCTCTGGCAAGCTGCTCATTAAAGACCTGAGCCTCAGGATCTCAGAAGGAGACAGCGTGATGATCGTGGGGAACACCGGCACAGGGAAAACATCTCTCCTGAGGGTCCTCGGGGGACTCTGGGAAAGCACACGGG GGAGTATCCAGATGCTGACCTGCTTTGGCCCCCGTGGAGTGCTGTTCCTGCCGCAGCGGCCGTTCTTCACCGACGGCAGCCTGCGCGAGCAG GTGATCTATCCCCTGAAGGAGATCTATCCAGTTTCAG GGCCTGCAGATGATGAGAGAATCGTGCGATTCCTGGAGCTGGCCGGGCTG GCTGATTTGCTGGCAAGGGCTGGAGGACTGGACGAGCAGGTGGACTGGAACTG GTATGACATCCTGTCCCCAGGGGAGATGCAGAGGCTCTCATTTGCACGTCTCTTCTACCTCCAGCCAAGATACGCAG TGCTAGATGAAGCCACCAGCGCCCTGACGGAAGAGGTGGAGCATGAGCTGTACCGTGTGTGCCTTCAGCTGGGCATGACGCTGGTCAGCGTGGGACACAggcccagcctggagaag TTCCACAGCTGGATTTTGAAGCTTCATGGAGAGGGAAGATGGGAACTCATGCGATGTGAGAGGATGAAGCGGCTCCCATCTGAGGAAGGATGCTGA
- the ABCD4 gene encoding lysosomal cobalamin transporter ABCD4 isoform X3 yields the protein MAGGSAGGRGAGAGGRPRPQLDVVFLRRFLRIQAVLFPQWPSRNALMFLTLLCVALLEQLVIYQVGVIPSQYYEVLGNKDFSGFKALTAIALTLIVVNSTLKSFDQFICNLMYVSWRKSLTEYLHRCYFQGQVYYSLHVLHEDIDNPDQRISQDVERFCKQLSSMASKLVISPFTLAYYTYQCFHSTGWLGPVSIFGYFVIGTIVNKVLMSPIVSKLVQQEKLEGDFRAGRVEHMRTNRRLQSLLQTQRELIGKELWLYIGINTFDYLGSILSYVVIAIPIFSGVYGDLSPTELSALVSKNAFVSIYLISCFSQLIDLSSTVTDVAGYTHRIGELQETLLSLGRRKNENYSEAKASWDLDSSYAGEDAAPKDTAFLLERVTLSVPSSGKLLIKDLSLRISEGDSVMIVGNTGTGKTSLLRVLGGLWESTRGSIQMLTCFGPRGVLFLPQRPFFTDGSLREQVIYPLKEIYPVSGPADDERIVRFLELAGLADLLARAGGLDEQVDWNWYDILSPGEMQRLSFARLFYLQPRYAVLDEATSALTEEVEHELYRVCLQLGMTLVSVGHRPSLEKFHSWILKLHGEGRWELMRCERMKRLPSEEGC from the exons ATGGCGGGAGGCAGCGCCGGCGGTCGGggcgccggggcgggcggccg gccccggccccagctCGATGTGGTGTTCCTGCGGCGCTTCCTGAGGATCCAGGCTGTCTTGTTTCCCCAGTGGCCCTCCCGGAACGCGCTGATGTTCCTGACGCTGCTCTGCGTCGCCTTGCTGG AGCAGCTAGTTATTTATCAGGTCGGCGTGATCCCCAGCCAGTACTACGAGGTCCTGGGGAACAAGGACTTCTCCGGATTCAAAGCGCTGACTGCCATTGCCCTGACCCTGATCGTGGTGAACTCCACG CTAAAAAGCTTCGACCAGTTTATCTGCAACCTGATGTACGTGAGCTGGAGGAAATCCCTCACCGAATACCTCCACCGCTGCTACTTCCAGGGCCAGGTTTACTACAGCCTGCATGTTCTGCACGAGGACATCGATAACCC GGACCAGCGCATCAGCCAGGATGTGGAGAGGTTTTGCAAGCAGCTCAGCTCCATGGCCAGCAAGCTCGTCATCTCTCCCTTCACGCTGGCCTACTACACGTACCAGTGCTTCCACAG cacaggctggctAGGCCCCGTGAGCATCTTTGGGTATTTCGTCATCGGGACAATCGTTAACAAGGTATTGATGAGCCCAATTGTGTCTAAACTTGTGCAGCAGGAAAAGCTGGAGGGGGATTTCAG GGCCGGGCGAGTGGAGCACATGCGCACGAACCGCAGGCTGCAGAGTTTGCTGCAGACCCAGAGGGAGCTGATTGGCAAGGAGCTGTGGCTCTACA TTGGGATCAACACCTTTGACTACCTGGGCAGCATCCTGAGCTACGTGGTCATTGCCATTCCTATCTTTTCTGGCGTCTACGGTGACCTGAGTCCAACAGAGCTCAGCGCCCTGGTCAGCAAG AATGCCTTCGTTTCCATCTACCTCATCAGCTGCTTCAGCCAGCTCATAGATCTCTCCAGCACCGTGACCGACGTAGCTGGCTACACGCACAG gATTGGTGAACTGCAGGAAACCTTGCTGAGtcttggcagaagaaaaaatgaaaactactcAGAAGCCAAAGCCAGCTGGGACCTGGACAG CAGCTATGCTGGGGAGGACGCAGCGCCAAAGGACACGGCTTTCCTTCTGGAGCGAGTGACGCTCTCAGTGCCATCCTCTGGCAAGCTGCTCATTAAAGACCTGAGCCTCAGGATCTCAGAAGGAGACAGCGTGATGATCGTGGGGAACACCGGCACAGGGAAAACATCTCTCCTGAGGGTCCTCGGGGGACTCTGGGAAAGCACACGGG GGAGTATCCAGATGCTGACCTGCTTTGGCCCCCGTGGAGTGCTGTTCCTGCCGCAGCGGCCGTTCTTCACCGACGGCAGCCTGCGCGAGCAG GTGATCTATCCCCTGAAGGAGATCTATCCAGTTTCAG GGCCTGCAGATGATGAGAGAATCGTGCGATTCCTGGAGCTGGCCGGGCTG GCTGATTTGCTGGCAAGGGCTGGAGGACTGGACGAGCAGGTGGACTGGAACTG GTATGACATCCTGTCCCCAGGGGAGATGCAGAGGCTCTCATTTGCACGTCTCTTCTACCTCCAGCCAAGATACGCAG TGCTAGATGAAGCCACCAGCGCCCTGACGGAAGAGGTGGAGCATGAGCTGTACCGTGTGTGCCTTCAGCTGGGCATGACGCTGGTCAGCGTGGGACACAggcccagcctggagaag TTCCACAGCTGGATTTTGAAGCTTCATGGAGAGGGAAGATGGGAACTCATGCGATGTGAGAGGATGAAGCGGCTCCCATCTGAGGAAGGATGCTGA
- the ABCD4 gene encoding lysosomal cobalamin transporter ABCD4 isoform X6, whose product MYVSWRKSLTEYLHRCYFQGQVYYSLHVLHEDIDNPDQRISQDVERFCKQLSSMASKLVISPFTLAYYTYQCFHSTGWLGPVSIFGYFVIGTIVNKVLMSPIVSKLVQQEKLEGDFRFKHMQIRVNAEPAAFYRAGRVEHMRTNRRLQSLLQTQRELIGKELWLYIGINTFDYLGSILSYVVIAIPIFSGVYGDLSPTELSALVSKNAFVSIYLISCFSQLIDLSSTVTDVAGYTHRIGELQETLLSLGRRKNENYSEAKASWDLDSSYAGEDAAPKDTAFLLERVTLSVPSSGKLLIKDLSLRISEGDSVMIVGNTGTGKTSLLRVLGGLWESTRGSIQMLTCFGPRGVLFLPQRPFFTDGSLREQVIYPLKEIYPVSGPADDERIVRFLELAGLADLLARAGGLDEQVDWNWYDILSPGEMQRLSFARLFYLQPRYAVLDEATSALTEEVEHELYRVCLQLGMTLVSVGHRPSLEKFHSWILKLHGEGRWELMRCERMKRLPSEEGC is encoded by the exons ATGTACGTGAGCTGGAGGAAATCCCTCACCGAATACCTCCACCGCTGCTACTTCCAGGGCCAGGTTTACTACAGCCTGCATGTTCTGCACGAGGACATCGATAACCC GGACCAGCGCATCAGCCAGGATGTGGAGAGGTTTTGCAAGCAGCTCAGCTCCATGGCCAGCAAGCTCGTCATCTCTCCCTTCACGCTGGCCTACTACACGTACCAGTGCTTCCACAG cacaggctggctAGGCCCCGTGAGCATCTTTGGGTATTTCGTCATCGGGACAATCGTTAACAAGGTATTGATGAGCCCAATTGTGTCTAAACTTGTGCAGCAGGAAAAGCTGGAGGGGGATTTCAG GTTCAAGCACATGCAGATTCGGGTCAATGCAGAACCAGCTGCTTTCTACAG GGCCGGGCGAGTGGAGCACATGCGCACGAACCGCAGGCTGCAGAGTTTGCTGCAGACCCAGAGGGAGCTGATTGGCAAGGAGCTGTGGCTCTACA TTGGGATCAACACCTTTGACTACCTGGGCAGCATCCTGAGCTACGTGGTCATTGCCATTCCTATCTTTTCTGGCGTCTACGGTGACCTGAGTCCAACAGAGCTCAGCGCCCTGGTCAGCAAG AATGCCTTCGTTTCCATCTACCTCATCAGCTGCTTCAGCCAGCTCATAGATCTCTCCAGCACCGTGACCGACGTAGCTGGCTACACGCACAG gATTGGTGAACTGCAGGAAACCTTGCTGAGtcttggcagaagaaaaaatgaaaactactcAGAAGCCAAAGCCAGCTGGGACCTGGACAG CAGCTATGCTGGGGAGGACGCAGCGCCAAAGGACACGGCTTTCCTTCTGGAGCGAGTGACGCTCTCAGTGCCATCCTCTGGCAAGCTGCTCATTAAAGACCTGAGCCTCAGGATCTCAGAAGGAGACAGCGTGATGATCGTGGGGAACACCGGCACAGGGAAAACATCTCTCCTGAGGGTCCTCGGGGGACTCTGGGAAAGCACACGGG GGAGTATCCAGATGCTGACCTGCTTTGGCCCCCGTGGAGTGCTGTTCCTGCCGCAGCGGCCGTTCTTCACCGACGGCAGCCTGCGCGAGCAG GTGATCTATCCCCTGAAGGAGATCTATCCAGTTTCAG GGCCTGCAGATGATGAGAGAATCGTGCGATTCCTGGAGCTGGCCGGGCTG GCTGATTTGCTGGCAAGGGCTGGAGGACTGGACGAGCAGGTGGACTGGAACTG GTATGACATCCTGTCCCCAGGGGAGATGCAGAGGCTCTCATTTGCACGTCTCTTCTACCTCCAGCCAAGATACGCAG TGCTAGATGAAGCCACCAGCGCCCTGACGGAAGAGGTGGAGCATGAGCTGTACCGTGTGTGCCTTCAGCTGGGCATGACGCTGGTCAGCGTGGGACACAggcccagcctggagaag TTCCACAGCTGGATTTTGAAGCTTCATGGAGAGGGAAGATGGGAACTCATGCGATGTGAGAGGATGAAGCGGCTCCCATCTGAGGAAGGATGCTGA
- the ABCD4 gene encoding lysosomal cobalamin transporter ABCD4 isoform X4 has protein sequence MAGGSAGGRGAGAGGRPRPQLDVVFLRRFLRIQAVLFPQWPSRNALMFLTLLCVALLEQLVIYQVGVIPSQYYEVLGNKDFSGFKALTAIALTLIVVNSTLKSFDQFICNLMYVSWRKSLTEYLHRCYFQGQVYYSLHVLHEDIDNPDQRISQDVERFCKQLSSMASKLVISPFTLAYYTYQCFHSTGWLGPVSIFGYFVIGTIVNKVLMSPIVSKLVQQEKLEGDFRAGRVEHMRTNRRLQSLLQTQRELIGKELWLYIGINTFDYLGSILSYVVIAIPIFSGVYGDLSPTELSALVSKNAFVSIYLISCFSQLIDLSSTVTDVAGYTHRIGELQETLLSLGRRKNENYSEAKASWDLDSYAGEDAAPKDTAFLLERVTLSVPSSGKLLIKDLSLRISEGDSVMIVGNTGTGKTSLLRVLGGLWESTRGSIQMLTCFGPRGVLFLPQRPFFTDGSLREQVIYPLKEIYPVSGPADDERIVRFLELAGLADLLARAGGLDEQVDWNWYDILSPGEMQRLSFARLFYLQPRYAVLDEATSALTEEVEHELYRVCLQLGMTLVSVGHRPSLEKFHSWILKLHGEGRWELMRCERMKRLPSEEGC, from the exons ATGGCGGGAGGCAGCGCCGGCGGTCGGggcgccggggcgggcggccg gccccggccccagctCGATGTGGTGTTCCTGCGGCGCTTCCTGAGGATCCAGGCTGTCTTGTTTCCCCAGTGGCCCTCCCGGAACGCGCTGATGTTCCTGACGCTGCTCTGCGTCGCCTTGCTGG AGCAGCTAGTTATTTATCAGGTCGGCGTGATCCCCAGCCAGTACTACGAGGTCCTGGGGAACAAGGACTTCTCCGGATTCAAAGCGCTGACTGCCATTGCCCTGACCCTGATCGTGGTGAACTCCACG CTAAAAAGCTTCGACCAGTTTATCTGCAACCTGATGTACGTGAGCTGGAGGAAATCCCTCACCGAATACCTCCACCGCTGCTACTTCCAGGGCCAGGTTTACTACAGCCTGCATGTTCTGCACGAGGACATCGATAACCC GGACCAGCGCATCAGCCAGGATGTGGAGAGGTTTTGCAAGCAGCTCAGCTCCATGGCCAGCAAGCTCGTCATCTCTCCCTTCACGCTGGCCTACTACACGTACCAGTGCTTCCACAG cacaggctggctAGGCCCCGTGAGCATCTTTGGGTATTTCGTCATCGGGACAATCGTTAACAAGGTATTGATGAGCCCAATTGTGTCTAAACTTGTGCAGCAGGAAAAGCTGGAGGGGGATTTCAG GGCCGGGCGAGTGGAGCACATGCGCACGAACCGCAGGCTGCAGAGTTTGCTGCAGACCCAGAGGGAGCTGATTGGCAAGGAGCTGTGGCTCTACA TTGGGATCAACACCTTTGACTACCTGGGCAGCATCCTGAGCTACGTGGTCATTGCCATTCCTATCTTTTCTGGCGTCTACGGTGACCTGAGTCCAACAGAGCTCAGCGCCCTGGTCAGCAAG AATGCCTTCGTTTCCATCTACCTCATCAGCTGCTTCAGCCAGCTCATAGATCTCTCCAGCACCGTGACCGACGTAGCTGGCTACACGCACAG gATTGGTGAACTGCAGGAAACCTTGCTGAGtcttggcagaagaaaaaatgaaaactactcAGAAGCCAAAGCCAGCTGGGACCTGGACAG CTATGCTGGGGAGGACGCAGCGCCAAAGGACACGGCTTTCCTTCTGGAGCGAGTGACGCTCTCAGTGCCATCCTCTGGCAAGCTGCTCATTAAAGACCTGAGCCTCAGGATCTCAGAAGGAGACAGCGTGATGATCGTGGGGAACACCGGCACAGGGAAAACATCTCTCCTGAGGGTCCTCGGGGGACTCTGGGAAAGCACACGGG GGAGTATCCAGATGCTGACCTGCTTTGGCCCCCGTGGAGTGCTGTTCCTGCCGCAGCGGCCGTTCTTCACCGACGGCAGCCTGCGCGAGCAG GTGATCTATCCCCTGAAGGAGATCTATCCAGTTTCAG GGCCTGCAGATGATGAGAGAATCGTGCGATTCCTGGAGCTGGCCGGGCTG GCTGATTTGCTGGCAAGGGCTGGAGGACTGGACGAGCAGGTGGACTGGAACTG GTATGACATCCTGTCCCCAGGGGAGATGCAGAGGCTCTCATTTGCACGTCTCTTCTACCTCCAGCCAAGATACGCAG TGCTAGATGAAGCCACCAGCGCCCTGACGGAAGAGGTGGAGCATGAGCTGTACCGTGTGTGCCTTCAGCTGGGCATGACGCTGGTCAGCGTGGGACACAggcccagcctggagaag TTCCACAGCTGGATTTTGAAGCTTCATGGAGAGGGAAGATGGGAACTCATGCGATGTGAGAGGATGAAGCGGCTCCCATCTGAGGAAGGATGCTGA
- the ABCD4 gene encoding lysosomal cobalamin transporter ABCD4 isoform X2, translated as MAGGSAGGRGAGAGGRPRPQLDVVFLRRFLRIQAVLFPQWPSRNALMFLTLLCVALLEQLVIYQVGVIPSQYYEVLGNKDFSGFKALTAIALTLIVVNSTLKSFDQFICNLMYVSWRKSLTEYLHRCYFQGQVYYSLHVLHEDIDNPDQRISQDVERFCKQLSSMASKLVISPFTLAYYTYQCFHSTGWLGPVSIFGYFVIGTIVNKVLMSPIVSKLVQQEKLEGDFRFKHMQIRVNAEPAAFYRAGRVEHMRTNRRLQSLLQTQRELIGKELWLYIGINTFDYLGSILSYVVIAIPIFSGVYGDLSPTELSALVSKNAFVSIYLISCFSQLIDLSSTVTDVAGYTHRIGELQETLLSLGRRKNENYSEAKASWDLDSYAGEDAAPKDTAFLLERVTLSVPSSGKLLIKDLSLRISEGDSVMIVGNTGTGKTSLLRVLGGLWESTRGSIQMLTCFGPRGVLFLPQRPFFTDGSLREQVIYPLKEIYPVSGPADDERIVRFLELAGLADLLARAGGLDEQVDWNWYDILSPGEMQRLSFARLFYLQPRYAVLDEATSALTEEVEHELYRVCLQLGMTLVSVGHRPSLEKFHSWILKLHGEGRWELMRCERMKRLPSEEGC; from the exons ATGGCGGGAGGCAGCGCCGGCGGTCGGggcgccggggcgggcggccg gccccggccccagctCGATGTGGTGTTCCTGCGGCGCTTCCTGAGGATCCAGGCTGTCTTGTTTCCCCAGTGGCCCTCCCGGAACGCGCTGATGTTCCTGACGCTGCTCTGCGTCGCCTTGCTGG AGCAGCTAGTTATTTATCAGGTCGGCGTGATCCCCAGCCAGTACTACGAGGTCCTGGGGAACAAGGACTTCTCCGGATTCAAAGCGCTGACTGCCATTGCCCTGACCCTGATCGTGGTGAACTCCACG CTAAAAAGCTTCGACCAGTTTATCTGCAACCTGATGTACGTGAGCTGGAGGAAATCCCTCACCGAATACCTCCACCGCTGCTACTTCCAGGGCCAGGTTTACTACAGCCTGCATGTTCTGCACGAGGACATCGATAACCC GGACCAGCGCATCAGCCAGGATGTGGAGAGGTTTTGCAAGCAGCTCAGCTCCATGGCCAGCAAGCTCGTCATCTCTCCCTTCACGCTGGCCTACTACACGTACCAGTGCTTCCACAG cacaggctggctAGGCCCCGTGAGCATCTTTGGGTATTTCGTCATCGGGACAATCGTTAACAAGGTATTGATGAGCCCAATTGTGTCTAAACTTGTGCAGCAGGAAAAGCTGGAGGGGGATTTCAG GTTCAAGCACATGCAGATTCGGGTCAATGCAGAACCAGCTGCTTTCTACAG GGCCGGGCGAGTGGAGCACATGCGCACGAACCGCAGGCTGCAGAGTTTGCTGCAGACCCAGAGGGAGCTGATTGGCAAGGAGCTGTGGCTCTACA TTGGGATCAACACCTTTGACTACCTGGGCAGCATCCTGAGCTACGTGGTCATTGCCATTCCTATCTTTTCTGGCGTCTACGGTGACCTGAGTCCAACAGAGCTCAGCGCCCTGGTCAGCAAG AATGCCTTCGTTTCCATCTACCTCATCAGCTGCTTCAGCCAGCTCATAGATCTCTCCAGCACCGTGACCGACGTAGCTGGCTACACGCACAG gATTGGTGAACTGCAGGAAACCTTGCTGAGtcttggcagaagaaaaaatgaaaactactcAGAAGCCAAAGCCAGCTGGGACCTGGACAG CTATGCTGGGGAGGACGCAGCGCCAAAGGACACGGCTTTCCTTCTGGAGCGAGTGACGCTCTCAGTGCCATCCTCTGGCAAGCTGCTCATTAAAGACCTGAGCCTCAGGATCTCAGAAGGAGACAGCGTGATGATCGTGGGGAACACCGGCACAGGGAAAACATCTCTCCTGAGGGTCCTCGGGGGACTCTGGGAAAGCACACGGG GGAGTATCCAGATGCTGACCTGCTTTGGCCCCCGTGGAGTGCTGTTCCTGCCGCAGCGGCCGTTCTTCACCGACGGCAGCCTGCGCGAGCAG GTGATCTATCCCCTGAAGGAGATCTATCCAGTTTCAG GGCCTGCAGATGATGAGAGAATCGTGCGATTCCTGGAGCTGGCCGGGCTG GCTGATTTGCTGGCAAGGGCTGGAGGACTGGACGAGCAGGTGGACTGGAACTG GTATGACATCCTGTCCCCAGGGGAGATGCAGAGGCTCTCATTTGCACGTCTCTTCTACCTCCAGCCAAGATACGCAG TGCTAGATGAAGCCACCAGCGCCCTGACGGAAGAGGTGGAGCATGAGCTGTACCGTGTGTGCCTTCAGCTGGGCATGACGCTGGTCAGCGTGGGACACAggcccagcctggagaag TTCCACAGCTGGATTTTGAAGCTTCATGGAGAGGGAAGATGGGAACTCATGCGATGTGAGAGGATGAAGCGGCTCCCATCTGAGGAAGGATGCTGA